The genome window CACGTCGTGTTTGCTAAAAAGCGCTACTGGCTGATCATCGATCAGATCCATACGGAGAGAAAAAACCAGGAGATGGATTTCAACCTGCATACACCGTGCTCCATGACCGCGGTCGAGGACGGCTTTATTTCGCTGGAGGAAACCGGCTTTCTTATCAAGCAGGATCATCAGGATGCGCCGTTCGTTGAAAAAATCAAGGACAAAGGCATCGCCGATCTGCGTGGGCTGGAGGCTGAACCTTCTCATCGCGACATCGACTGGCTGATCTTTCGCAGGAAACTGCAGGGCGATCCGGCTGTCGACCGGATGGCCACCCTGATCTATCCGTTTGCCTCCAAGGCGAGTGCGGCGGTGGAGACGGTGACCGTGGAGCGCCAGGCTTTGCAGGATCGCGCCGCCATCGCCTATACGGTCACTGCGAGAGATAGGCAGGATCTCATCATCGTGTCGGACGGCGCCTACCGTAGGTTCACCGGCTCCGTCGCCGGTGATTTTACCTATGGCTGGTTCAGTTACCGCGACGGACGTCTGGACGCTGCGGCGTTTACCGATGTCAGCCGCTGTAAGGTCAAGGGCATGAGAAGCCTTTCCTTTAAAACGAAAAGAGAGTATGAATTCAAAAAGTGAGCGCCGGCTCATCCGGTGGACGATCCTGAACTGATTCGATCAAGGAGCTGCATGCGCTACTGTTTCCCCTACGACTCGATCGCACCCATTGAAATTCCCTCCTCTCATCCGGTGGATGTCTACACCGTCCAATCCATTGAGGCCAGCCGGCAGCAGGCCGAAGAGATCGTGGCCGCCAGCCTGGCGCATCCCATCGGCATGCCGAGACTGTCGCAGCTGGTTCATGGCGGTTCGCGCATTTTGATCCTGGTCGACGATTTGTCGCGGCCGACGCCGGCCCACGAGATCGTGCCCGCCTTGCTGGGAGAACTGGGTCGCGGCGGCGCCAGCGAAAGCAATATCCGTTTTCTCATTGCCCTGGGCACGCATCGTGCCATGACGGCGGAGGAGATCGCGGCTAAAATCGGCGCGCAGCAGGCGACGCGGTTTCAGGTGCTCAACCACCAATGGCATGACCCTGCGGCGCTGCATGCTTACGGCCGCCTGGATGAAGGAACCGAGGTGCTGCTCAACCGCGCCCTGCTTGAATCGGACGTGGTGATCGGTGTGGGCAGTATTGCACCCCATCCAGCCGCCGGCTTTTCCGGCGGCGGCAAGATCATCGCACCGGGCGTGGCCAGCGATGAGGCGGTCGGTGAATTTCACTGGCGCAGCGTGCATTATCCGCAAAAAGAGGTGCTGGGCGTGCGCGACAATCCGATGCGGCAGCGCATCGATGCGATGGCGCACATGGCCGGGCTCACGGCCATCGTCAATGT of bacterium contains these proteins:
- the larA gene encoding nickel-dependent lactate racemase, producing the protein MRYCFPYDSIAPIEIPSSHPVDVYTVQSIEASRQQAEEIVAASLAHPIGMPRLSQLVHGGSRILILVDDLSRPTPAHEIVPALLGELGRGGASESNIRFLIALGTHRAMTAEEIAAKIGAQQATRFQVLNHQWHDPAALHAYGRLDEGTEVLLNRALLESDVVIGVGSIAPHPAAGFSGGGKIIAPGVASDEAVGEFHWRSVHYPQKEVLGVRDNPMRQRIDAMAHMAGLTAIVNVVLDGENKIVRCFTGHPVEAHREGCRFSQTLYQVEVDRPADAGIFIIDTHPLDQDLWQGVKAMCALECIVPDDAVVIIVTPCPEGVSRQHPDVLAVGYQGLAATTELVNAGRLDKVTAHNIVQGGRLIERTQAFLVSPGIEAGDIQRLGFTPFACAQDALDEAIRRKGSRERVILLGMGGEICPKAV